A region from the Mesorhizobium shangrilense genome encodes:
- a CDS encoding threonine aldolase family protein, which yields MFFASDNWAGAHPNIAAGLSANAGGFSTAYGDGTLDQAVYQRFSEIFEREVAVFFVATGTAANSLSLATYNKPGGISFAHRESHVIEDECGAPEYFSGGSRLHAIDGALGKIDPHNLERVIGRFAPEIVHWGRPMAVSITQSTEVGTVYGLDDIDAIASIARHHKLPLHMDGARFANALVALETTPAEMTWKRGVDIVSFGGTKNGCWCAEAIVLFDLDRAKELAFLRKRAAQLFSKSRFIAAQFEAYFKDDLWLDTARHANAMAARLAAAIEDSASAQLAWLPQANEVFAVMKKAEAERLMAAGAAFYDWHRPHGFDGHIGEDEALYRFVTSFATTDESIAQFEALLRAGSEE from the coding sequence ATGTTTTTCGCTTCCGACAATTGGGCAGGCGCCCATCCCAATATTGCCGCTGGCCTGTCGGCCAATGCCGGCGGCTTTTCAACCGCCTATGGCGACGGCACCCTCGACCAGGCCGTTTACCAGCGTTTCAGCGAGATCTTCGAACGCGAGGTCGCGGTGTTCTTCGTGGCGACCGGCACCGCCGCCAATTCGCTGTCGCTGGCGACCTACAACAAGCCGGGCGGCATCTCCTTCGCCCATCGCGAATCGCACGTGATCGAGGACGAATGCGGCGCGCCGGAATATTTCAGCGGCGGCTCGCGCCTCCATGCGATCGACGGCGCGCTGGGCAAGATCGACCCGCACAATCTGGAAAGGGTCATCGGCCGTTTCGCGCCCGAGATCGTCCATTGGGGACGGCCGATGGCTGTCTCGATCACCCAGTCGACCGAAGTCGGCACCGTGTATGGGCTGGATGACATTGATGCCATCGCATCGATCGCCAGGCATCACAAGCTACCGCTGCACATGGACGGCGCGCGTTTCGCCAACGCTCTGGTCGCACTCGAAACAACGCCGGCGGAAATGACATGGAAGCGCGGTGTCGACATTGTCTCCTTCGGCGGCACCAAGAACGGCTGCTGGTGCGCCGAAGCCATCGTGCTGTTCGATCTCGACCGCGCCAAGGAACTGGCTTTCCTGCGTAAACGTGCCGCGCAGCTATTCTCCAAGTCGCGCTTCATTGCCGCGCAGTTCGAGGCCTATTTCAAGGACGACCTGTGGCTGGACACGGCCCGTCACGCCAACGCGATGGCAGCGCGCTTGGCAGCGGCGATCGAGGATTCCGCCTCGGCGCAACTGGCCTGGCTGCCGCAGGCCAACGAAGTCTTCGCGGTGATGAAAAAGGCCGAGGCTGAGCGGCTGATGGCCGCCGGCGCCGCCTTCTATGACTGGCACAGGCCGCATGGTTTCGATGGCCATATCGGCGAGGACGAGGCGCTCTACCGTTTCGTCACCAGTTTTGCGACGACGGATGAAAGCATCGCCCAGTTCGAGGCATTGCTGCGGGCGGGATCGGAAGAGTGA
- the hisN gene encoding histidinol-phosphatase codes for MDISIDFMRRIAQAAAAETLPRFRSQGAVANKEKGSFDPVTEADREAERVIRALISAEYPDHGILGEEHGSENINSRHVWVIDPIDGTRAFISGLPVWGTLVGLTVDGDAVAGMMSQPFTGELFYANASGSHYEGPGGPRKLSTRKTTKLAEATLFTTTPALFKGEARKRYDAFEKQVQLARYGTDCYAFAMVAAGSVDIVADPGLKPYDIVALIPIIEKAGGVVTTFDGGPAENGGDVVAAATPELHAAAMAALRG; via the coding sequence TTGGATATCAGCATCGATTTCATGCGGCGCATCGCGCAAGCAGCGGCGGCCGAGACCTTGCCGCGCTTCCGCAGCCAAGGCGCGGTGGCCAACAAGGAAAAGGGCAGTTTCGACCCGGTGACCGAAGCCGATCGCGAGGCCGAGCGGGTCATCCGCGCGCTGATATCGGCTGAGTATCCCGACCATGGCATTCTCGGTGAGGAACATGGCAGCGAGAACATCAACAGCCGGCATGTCTGGGTGATCGATCCGATCGATGGCACGCGTGCCTTCATCTCCGGCCTGCCGGTGTGGGGAACGCTGGTCGGGCTGACGGTCGACGGCGATGCGGTTGCCGGCATGATGTCGCAGCCGTTCACCGGCGAGCTCTTCTACGCCAACGCCTCCGGCTCCCACTATGAGGGGCCGGGCGGACCGCGAAAGCTATCGACCCGCAAGACCACGAAGCTCGCCGAGGCGACACTGTTCACCACCACGCCGGCGCTGTTCAAGGGCGAGGCGCGCAAGCGCTACGATGCGTTCGAAAAGCAGGTGCAACTCGCCCGCTACGGCACGGATTGCTATGCCTTCGCCATGGTCGCCGCCGGAAGCGTCGACATCGTCGCCGATCCCGGGCTGAAGCCCTACGACATCGTCGCGCTGATCCCGATCATCGAAAAGGCCGGCGGCGTCGTCACCACCTTCGATGGCGGACCAGCGGAGAACGGCGGCGACGTCGTGGCCGCGGCGACACCTGAGCTTCACGCCGCGGCGATGGCGGCTCTGCGCGGCTGA
- a CDS encoding Hsp20 family protein produces the protein MRHVDFSPLYRSTVGFDRLFTMLDSLAQPDGGAQTYPPYNIERTGEDSYRISMAVAGFSDDEISIEAHRNVLTVKGERKDEGTGEGSELLYRGIASRAFERRFQLADHVDVVGASLKNGLLFVDLKRNIPEELKPRKIAITASSEKAKQIEAKTAA, from the coding sequence ATGCGTCACGTTGATTTTTCCCCGCTTTATCGTTCGACCGTCGGCTTCGACCGCCTTTTCACCATGCTCGACTCGCTTGCGCAGCCGGATGGCGGCGCCCAGACCTATCCGCCCTACAACATCGAGCGTACCGGTGAGGATTCCTACCGGATTTCGATGGCTGTCGCCGGCTTCTCGGACGACGAGATCTCGATCGAGGCCCATCGTAACGTGCTGACCGTCAAGGGTGAGCGCAAGGATGAAGGCACCGGCGAAGGCTCCGAACTGCTCTATCGCGGCATTGCCTCCAGGGCCTTCGAGCGCCGCTTCCAGCTTGCCGATCACGTTGACGTCGTCGGCGCTTCGCTGAAGAACGGCCTGCTGTTCGTCGACCTCAAGCGCAACATCCCCGAGGAGCTGAAGCCCCGCAAGATCGCCATCACGGCGTCTTCGGAGAAAGCCAAGCAGATCGAGGCCAAGACCGCCGCGTAA
- a CDS encoding alpha/beta hydrolase, with product MTDLFHEIPGNPTPENAAGGFFTTRDGKKIRYGLFPATGRPMRGTVVVLTGRNECIEKYFETIRDLAERGLGVATLDWRGQGGSDRMIRDRQRGYVRSFRDYTSDLEQFFEEIVLPDCRGPYYILAHSAGAVIALLAAPSMVNRVRRMVLIAPFLTLPDLPVSITTVRRVCSFFCYLGLGRLYAAWGPRKRLPPPFATNKVTTDPVRFARNTQIYKTYPQLALGGPTIRWLRAAAQAAEAVSDPDYMARIKIPLLMIAAGTDQVVSTKAVEAYARHLRLGSLLMIDGARHEILQEADIYREPFLAAFDAFIPGTDDAA from the coding sequence ATGACGGACCTCTTCCACGAAATTCCAGGCAACCCGACGCCGGAAAATGCCGCCGGCGGCTTCTTCACCACGCGCGACGGCAAGAAGATCCGCTATGGCCTCTTCCCCGCTACGGGCCGCCCGATGAGGGGCACCGTAGTGGTCCTGACCGGCCGCAACGAATGTATCGAGAAATATTTCGAGACCATCCGCGACCTCGCCGAACGGGGCCTCGGCGTCGCCACTCTCGACTGGCGCGGCCAGGGCGGCTCCGACCGCATGATCCGTGACCGACAGCGCGGCTATGTCCGCAGTTTCCGCGACTACACCAGCGATCTCGAGCAGTTCTTCGAGGAGATCGTGCTGCCCGATTGCCGTGGGCCATACTACATACTGGCCCACTCCGCGGGGGCGGTCATTGCGCTGCTTGCCGCGCCATCGATGGTGAACCGGGTCCGGCGCATGGTGCTGATCGCGCCATTCCTCACCTTGCCGGATCTTCCTGTCTCCATAACCACCGTGCGCCGTGTCTGCTCATTCTTCTGCTACCTCGGGCTAGGGCGGCTCTACGCCGCATGGGGGCCGCGAAAGAGGCTGCCGCCACCCTTCGCCACCAACAAGGTGACCACCGACCCGGTGCGGTTCGCACGCAATACGCAGATATATAAAACCTACCCGCAGCTGGCGCTTGGCGGCCCAACGATCCGGTGGCTGAGGGCGGCCGCCCAAGCAGCCGAAGCCGTCAGCGATCCCGATTACATGGCTAGGATCAAGATTCCCCTGCTGATGATCGCCGCCGGGACCGACCAGGTCGTTTCGACCAAGGCCGTGGAGGCCTATGCAAGGCATTTGCGTCTCGGCTCGCTGCTGATGATCGACGGCGCACGCCACGAAATCCTGCAGGAAGCCGACATCTATCGCGAGCCCTTCCTGGCCGCCTTCGATGCCTTCATTCCCGGAACCGACGACGCGGCCTGA
- a CDS encoding N-formylglutamate amidohydrolase, whose amino-acid sequence MALSRDDALVFWGSFKVNMAAEDFSVVAPFEVRSGAEQRVPFLFNSPHSGRYYPERFLAMARLDRNAIRRSEDCYVDELFGGAVALGAPMLAAHFPRAYLDVNREPWELDPRMFAEPVPSFCNIRSARVAGGLGTVPKLVGEGLDIYAGRLPLAEAVARIEAVYKPYHETLKRLLTRTHARFGYAVLIDCHSMPASIRVGDSGLRPDFIIGDRFGISATAALTEMAIGLLTAMGYTVAHNKPYAGGFITEHYGRPARHLHALQIEVNRGLYMNERTFQKSAGFDALADDLTRFCADLMAMPDHCFVDLPLAAE is encoded by the coding sequence GTGGCACTTTCAAGGGATGATGCACTGGTGTTTTGGGGTTCGTTCAAAGTGAACATGGCAGCCGAGGATTTTTCGGTCGTTGCCCCCTTCGAAGTCCGATCGGGCGCCGAACAGCGCGTTCCATTCCTCTTCAATTCACCGCATAGCGGCCGCTACTATCCGGAGCGGTTCCTGGCCATGGCAAGGCTGGACCGCAACGCCATCCGCCGCTCCGAGGACTGCTATGTCGACGAATTGTTCGGCGGCGCCGTCGCGCTCGGCGCGCCGATGCTGGCGGCGCATTTTCCGCGCGCCTATCTCGACGTCAATCGCGAGCCCTGGGAACTCGATCCGCGCATGTTCGCCGAACCGGTGCCGTCCTTCTGCAATATCCGCTCGGCACGCGTGGCCGGTGGCCTCGGCACCGTGCCCAAGCTGGTGGGCGAGGGGCTGGACATCTATGCAGGCCGCTTGCCGCTGGCGGAGGCCGTCGCTCGCATCGAAGCCGTCTACAAGCCCTATCACGAGACGCTGAAGCGGCTTCTGACGAGAACGCATGCCCGGTTCGGCTATGCCGTGCTGATCGACTGCCACTCGATGCCGGCGAGCATCCGGGTCGGCGACAGCGGCTTGCGGCCGGACTTCATCATCGGCGACCGCTTCGGCATCTCGGCCACGGCGGCATTGACCGAAATGGCAATCGGTCTGCTCACCGCCATGGGCTACACCGTTGCCCACAACAAACCCTATGCAGGGGGCTTCATCACCGAGCATTACGGCCGCCCCGCGCGCCATCTCCATGCGTTGCAGATCGAGGTCAATCGGGGGCTCTACATGAATGAGCGGACATTCCAGAAATCGGCTGGTTTTGATGCGCTCGCCGATGATCTGACACGTTTCTGTGCCGATCTGATGGCGATGCCCGATCACTGTTTTGTCGACCTGCCGCTGGCCGCAGAGTGA
- the cpdR gene encoding cell cycle two-component system response regulator CpdR, giving the protein MARILLAEDDDDMRRFLVKALERAGYQVSDFDNGASAYERLREEPFSLLLTDIVMPEMDGIELARRATEIDPDLKVMFITGFAAVALNPDSKAPKDAKVLSKPFHLRDLVNEVEKMLHAA; this is encoded by the coding sequence ATGGCACGCATTCTTCTGGCGGAAGACGACGACGATATGCGTCGGTTCCTCGTCAAGGCGCTGGAGCGCGCTGGTTACCAGGTCAGCGATTTCGACAATGGCGCCAGCGCCTATGAGCGGTTGCGCGAGGAGCCTTTCTCGCTGCTGCTGACCGATATCGTCATGCCGGAAATGGACGGCATCGAACTGGCGCGCCGGGCCACGGAAATCGATCCCGACCTCAAGGTCATGTTCATCACCGGTTTCGCCGCCGTTGCGCTGAACCCGGATTCCAAGGCGCCGAAAGACGCCAAGGTGCTGTCGAAGCCGTTCCACCTGCGCGATCTCGTCAACGAGGTCGAGAAGATGCTGCACGCCGCCTGA
- a CDS encoding sulfite exporter TauE/SafE family protein: MSDFSWTLTGTVAITFLLAGIVKGVTGMGLPTLAMGLLGTIMPPVAAASLLVVPSFVTNIWQLFAGPSFAPILRRLWLMMIAILIGTLAGSRLLASDNVKWTTAGLGAALIVYAVYTLLARQLSIPAAAERWASPVVGLLTGLVTGGTGVFVVPAVPYIQALGLGRDDLIQALGLSFTVSTIALAAGLASNGAFQIERIALSSLAVAPALLGMWLGQLLRQRISPETFRRWFLVFLILLGLELLVRPFVG; the protein is encoded by the coding sequence ATGTCTGATTTTTCCTGGACGCTGACGGGCACCGTGGCCATCACTTTTTTGCTCGCCGGCATCGTCAAGGGTGTCACCGGCATGGGCTTGCCGACGCTGGCAATGGGCCTCTTGGGCACCATCATGCCGCCGGTCGCCGCCGCCTCGCTGCTGGTCGTGCCATCCTTCGTCACCAACATCTGGCAGTTGTTCGCCGGACCGAGTTTCGCGCCGATCCTGCGTCGGTTGTGGCTGATGATGATCGCCATCCTGATCGGTACGCTAGCCGGGTCACGGCTGCTGGCCAGCGACAACGTCAAATGGACGACCGCCGGCCTTGGCGCCGCCCTGATCGTCTATGCCGTCTACACCTTGCTGGCCCGGCAATTGAGCATTCCGGCAGCCGCCGAGCGCTGGGCTTCGCCCGTCGTCGGGCTGCTCACGGGGCTTGTCACGGGCGGCACCGGGGTCTTCGTCGTCCCGGCCGTTCCCTATATCCAGGCGCTGGGCCTGGGCAGGGATGACCTGATCCAGGCGTTGGGCCTCTCCTTCACCGTGTCCACCATCGCGCTCGCCGCCGGTCTTGCGTCGAATGGCGCCTTCCAGATCGAGCGTATCGCCCTGTCGTCGCTGGCAGTGGCACCGGCTTTGCTCGGCATGTGGCTGGGCCAGCTTCTGCGGCAGCGGATCAGCCCGGAAACCTTCCGCCGCTGGTTCCTGGTGTTCCTGATCCTGCTTGGGCTTGAGCTCCTGGTGCGGCCGTTTGTCGGCTAG